One bacterium genomic region harbors:
- a CDS encoding acetate kinase yields MKVLVLNCGSSSIKYQLINTETETALAKGLVERIGMTGAVLSHSRHDGNSIKIAGEILDHQIAIEYVIAILLSPNHGVIKDVKEIDAVGHRVVHGGESFTGSVLITDEVIKVLQENIELAPLHNPPNIKGIQATIRLLPNTPQVGVFDTAFHSKMPPRSYLYGIPYELYKKYKIRRYGFHGTSHLYVSKIAAQMMGKDISQLKIVTAHLGNGCSMAAVDNGISVDTTMGFTPLEGLLMGTRSGDLDPSLILYIMGKEGLSLSEAGTLLNKHSGLIGISGESSDMREILASVKDEQKRAIYAFEIFCYRIKKYVGAYSAAMGGLDALVFTGGIGENSPEVREEVCKNMEFLGIKLDKLKNENRENVISDNSSRVKVYRIPTNEELVIAMDTSKIVGNPVQ; encoded by the coding sequence ATGAAAGTATTAGTATTAAACTGCGGCAGCTCATCGATAAAATATCAACTTATCAATACAGAAACCGAAACTGCACTTGCAAAAGGTCTGGTTGAAAGAATTGGAATGACAGGAGCGGTTTTATCCCATTCAAGACATGATGGCAATAGTATAAAGATAGCAGGTGAAATTCTTGATCATCAAATAGCCATCGAATATGTAATCGCAATATTGCTAAGTCCAAACCACGGTGTTATAAAAGATGTAAAAGAAATTGATGCTGTCGGACATCGGGTTGTACACGGTGGTGAATCTTTTACAGGTTCAGTTTTAATTACTGATGAAGTGATTAAAGTACTTCAGGAGAATATTGAACTGGCTCCACTGCATAATCCACCAAATATAAAAGGTATTCAGGCAACAATTAGACTACTTCCAAACACACCTCAGGTTGGTGTTTTCGATACAGCATTCCACTCGAAAATGCCGCCTCGTTCATATCTGTACGGCATTCCATATGAGTTGTACAAGAAATATAAAATCAGACGATACGGTTTCCATGGAACATCTCATCTTTACGTTTCAAAGATAGCCGCACAGATGATGGGTAAAGATATTTCTCAATTGAAAATAGTAACAGCACATCTTGGTAATGGCTGCAGTATGGCTGCCGTTGATAACGGCATCTCAGTAGATACTACTATGGGATTCACACCATTGGAAGGTCTATTAATGGGCACTCGAAGTGGTGATCTGGATCCTTCACTAATTTTATACATTATGGGCAAAGAAGGCTTATCGTTGAGCGAAGCAGGAACACTTCTAAACAAACATTCCGGGCTGATTGGAATAAGTGGAGAAAGCAGTGATATGCGTGAGATTCTCGCATCTGTAAAAGATGAACAAAAACGAGCTATATATGCTTTTGAAATCTTTTGCTACAGAATTAAGAAGTATGTCGGTGCATACTCAGCCGCTATGGGAGGTCTGGATGCATTGGTATTCACCGGTGGCATTGGTGAAAATTCACCTGAAGTTAGAGAAGAAGTTTGTAAGAATATGGAATTTCTTGGTATAAAGCTCGATAAGCTAAAAAATGAAAACCGTGAAAATGTTATTTCTGATAATTCTTCAAGAGTTAAAGTATACAGGATACCTACAAATGAAGAATTGGTAATAGCAATGGATACTTCAAAAATTGTTGGTAATCCAGTTCAATAA
- a CDS encoding SDR family oxidoreductase — protein sequence METGLKGKTVLITASSMGIGKATAELFAEEGCRVAISSRSKENLLSTSKELKEKYNTDAFWSVCDLNKQKDIESTFNAVNSHFGNIDILVNNCGGPIPGLFQELEEEDWNLAYDQVLLSVVRFSKLVLPGMMANYWGRIINITSISVKQPVDNLILSNSMRAAVTGFTKSLSNEVAKFNITVNSVAPGMTLTNRLYELAVVEGKEKGKSHEEILVEMAKRVPLNRLAKPEEIASVVVFLGSKQASYVNGVTIHVDGGYIKSVF from the coding sequence GTGGAAACAGGACTCAAAGGAAAAACTGTTTTAATTACTGCATCCAGTATGGGAATCGGAAAAGCAACAGCTGAGCTATTTGCAGAGGAAGGATGTCGGGTTGCGATTTCTTCCCGATCAAAAGAAAATCTTTTATCTACATCAAAAGAGTTGAAAGAAAAATACAATACGGATGCTTTTTGGTCAGTATGCGATTTGAACAAACAGAAGGATATTGAGAGTACATTCAATGCTGTCAATTCGCATTTCGGTAATATTGATATTCTAGTAAATAATTGCGGTGGACCAATTCCTGGATTATTTCAGGAACTTGAAGAAGAAGACTGGAACTTAGCATATGATCAGGTTCTCCTCAGTGTAGTAAGATTTTCCAAGCTCGTTCTGCCGGGGATGATGGCAAATTACTGGGGGAGGATAATTAACATAACCTCAATCTCTGTAAAGCAGCCTGTTGATAATTTAATACTTTCAAATTCTATGCGTGCCGCTGTGACAGGATTTACAAAATCACTCAGCAATGAAGTTGCAAAATTCAATATAACTGTAAATAGTGTGGCTCCCGGGATGACATTGACAAACAGATTGTATGAACTCGCTGTTGTTGAAGGAAAAGAAAAAGGAAAATCACACGAGGAAATTCTGGTTGAAATGGCAAAACGTGTTCCGCTGAACAGACTTGCAAAACCAGAGGAGATTGCCTCGGTTGTTGTATTTCTTGGATCAAAGCAAGCAAGTTATGTTAATGGTGTCACTATCCACGTTGATGGTGGTTATATTAAAAGTGTTTTTTAA
- a CDS encoding 3-hydroxybutyryl-CoA dehydrogenase, whose translation MPEKELKLEDLLKSSPKAVDQDSIKEIAIIGAGVMGQGIAQTISAAGLDVLLIEKGEKQLKQSKAMLSETMDREIKRWAMTKSEKKAILSRIIWDTTLDKISDRDLIIEAVDEDYNLKVEIFTQLDQKARKDCIFVSNSSTLSLTKISEKTSRPDKMIGLHFLNPVPKIPVVEVVKCLHTSTETIARVKTFISNIGKTPVEVYEYPGFVTTRAIVPLLNEAMHILLEGVATAKDIDTAMKLGYNFQMGPLEMADSMGLDEVLAWMETLWKTLGEPRYRACPILRKLVREMKLGKKTGEGFYKYDEHGNIIG comes from the coding sequence ATGCCAGAAAAAGAATTAAAGTTAGAAGACTTATTAAAATCATCTCCCAAAGCAGTTGATCAGGACTCAATAAAAGAAATAGCAATAATCGGTGCTGGTGTAATGGGGCAGGGAATAGCACAGACTATTTCAGCTGCTGGTTTAGATGTTTTATTAATTGAAAAAGGAGAGAAACAGCTTAAACAATCAAAAGCAATGCTCTCCGAGACAATGGATCGTGAAATTAAACGCTGGGCAATGACCAAATCTGAGAAGAAAGCAATTCTCAGCAGGATAATTTGGGATACAACCTTAGATAAAATATCAGATCGTGATCTGATTATTGAGGCAGTTGATGAAGATTACAATCTTAAAGTTGAAATTTTTACTCAATTAGATCAAAAGGCCAGGAAGGACTGTATTTTTGTTTCAAATTCCTCAACTCTTAGTCTCACAAAGATTTCCGAAAAGACAAGTAGACCTGATAAAATGATCGGACTGCACTTTCTGAACCCGGTTCCAAAAATTCCTGTAGTGGAAGTTGTGAAGTGTCTTCATACTTCAACCGAAACAATTGCCCGGGTAAAAACTTTTATTTCAAATATTGGTAAAACTCCTGTTGAAGTTTATGAGTATCCCGGGTTTGTAACTACACGTGCAATTGTTCCTCTGCTAAACGAGGCAATGCACATTTTACTGGAAGGTGTTGCAACAGCAAAAGATATCGACACTGCGATGAAACTTGGTTATAATTTCCAGATGGGACCGCTTGAAATGGCTGATAGTATGGGACTTGACGAAGTTCTTGCCTGGATGGAAACACTTTGGAAAACTCTTGGCGAACCAAGATACCGCGCCTGTCCGATTTTACGAAAGCTCGTCCGTGAAATGAAACTTGGAAAGAAAACCGGCGAGGGATTTTACAAATATGACGAGCACGGAAACATTATAGGATAA